A region of the Larimichthys crocea isolate SSNF chromosome XVIII, L_crocea_2.0, whole genome shotgun sequence genome:
AACTGCTGCGTCTGCAGTCGCTTTCACTCGGCGGGAACAGACTGAAAAGTATACCTGCAGAGATAGAGAATTTAACCAGGTAGGTCACGGAGGTtacaaagtttttaaaaaaccgTTGACTGTCAATCAGCGAACGTTAACTGGTCAGTTTACTCTTTACGTAGCTAGCGCTAGTTAGCCTAACCGACGGTATTTGATAActatctaaaaataaatatataaatatacgaAGAAGGTAGTccaatttgttatttttcttcatattaccgacttcaaatcattttaattatagTTATTAATGTTTAAGTTGGTCAAATTTAGCCTATGGTTAATTTCAGTTAACTGACTCGAACGCAAGTGCCGTTGCTATGGTTACCCGTTGACAACGGgacaactaactaactaacgtagcagccaatcagaaatcAGCGTTGAATTAGAGCCAAGATGATTGGCTGATTTAATCCATTAGGTTATTGTGTTATTAGCAATGTGCTGCTGTTGATAAGTAATACATCTGTTGAAGTCATTTTGCAAGCaaaatttttaatttatatctTTCTTATGTGACTTAAACTATACAGCTAGTTagtttgtatgttttaatttgtaaaattCAACCTAATTTCAGTTCAACTGACACAGCGCGTGGAACCCTTTTTAAGTGCCGTTGCTATGGTTACCCATTGACAACGGgacaactaactaactaatttaGCAGCCAATCAAAAATCAGCGTTGAATTGAGCCAAGATGATTGGCCGATTTAATCCATTAGGTTATTGTGTTATTAGGAATGTGCCTAACTATACAGCTGGTTAGTTCTGATTGATAAAGTCCTATATTTACTTAGTTCCAGCTTCTTAATGGGCCTTTTGATGTCAAATaggaggtaaacacaggtgttaccaatgatgttaattaaggttcagttccattcagNNNNNNNNNNATAAGTAATACATCTGTTGAAGTCATTTTGCAATCACAATTTTGACTTTTCTATCTTTTATTATGTGACCTAAACTATACAGTTGATTAGTTCTGATTGATAATGTTTTAGTTTGTGAAATTTAGCCTATGGTTAATTTCAGTTAACTGACACAGCACGAGGAACCCTTAAGTGCCGTTGCTAGGGTTACCCGTTGACAACGGgacaactaactaactaactaacttagcagccaatcagaaatcAGCGTTGAATTAGAGCCAAGATGATTGGCTGATTTAATCCATTAGGTTATTGTGttaatgtgctgctgctgctaagtAATACATCTGTTGAAGTCATTTTGCAAGCaaaatttttaatttatatctTTCTTATGTGACTTAAACTATACAGCTGGTTAGTTCTGATTGATAATGGTTTAGTTTGTGAAATTTAGCCTATGGTTAATTTCAGTTCAACTGACACAGCGCATGGAACCCTTTTTAAgtgctgttgctatggttacccgTTGACAATGGggcaactaactaactaacttagcagccaatcagaaatcAGCGTTGAATTAGAGCCAAGATGATTGGCTGATTTAATCCATTAGGTTATTGTGTTATTAGCAATGTGCTGCTGTTGATAAGTAATACATCTGTTGAAGTCATTTTGCAAGCaaaatttttaatttatatctTTCTTATGTGACTTAAACTATACAGCTAGTTagtttgtatgttttaatttgtaaaattCAACCTAATTTCAGTTCAACTGACACAGCGCGTGGAACCCTTTTTAAGTGCCGTTGCTATGGTTACCCATTGACAACGGgacaactaactaactaatttaGCAGCCAATCAAAAATCAGCGTTGAATTGAGCCAAGATGATTGGCCGATTTAATCCATTAGGTTATTGTGTTATTAGGAATGTGCCTAACTATACAGCTGGTTAGTTCTGATTGATAAAGTCCTATATTTACTTAGTTCCAGCTTCTTAATGGGCCTTTTGATGTCAAATaggaggtaaacacaggtgttaccaatgatgttaattaaggttcagttccattcaggtcaaacagagtcagcgTGCTGCTGtagtgcatgttggctcactggaaaggcttttattattggaaacacctgcgttggctctatttttctcatgtttaaATGGGCACAATGAAGAGGATTTGCTGCTGTTCTTTGTCTAATGTGATCTTATATTGAATATCcattggttttgttttgtttgtaggaCACCAAACAATTCAAAGACGACACCTTGAGCTTAAGAAGTGATTGGCATCTTTCACTTTCTAAAAACAATCTATCGTGGATGGGGTTAGAAAATGATCATTAGTTGCATCATTATATCAACTACAATGTCGTAGCTCTAGTAATAAGGCAATAGCATACACATACAAGCATACACATTCAATGTTATCTTTGCAACCGTGTCAGTCTGTAGCCAAACATAAGTCCCCACGTTCTGTTCGGTGCAAAAGTTAATCTTGGCGTTTCAAATGTTTGGTTTGCGTTTGGCCTGAGTCGGCTTTTATCTGTCAGCTGTTATCTGTATGCTCCATATGAACAACTTTGAATCCTCTTTTATCAGTTATGACATAGAAGGTACCTTAAACCCAGTTAAGTCACACTTTCCCTTCTGTTTCACACAAGTCGCTTTGACCCAGTTGACCCAGCTATTTAATGTCAGTCCTGGGCAATCGGTAGCATTTCTcagaaagtaatttaaaaacatggtCCCTCTTTCCTGAGTTTAGTGGTGTTGatcacgtctgtgtgtgtgtgtgtgtgtgtcatgttcaCTTCCAGACAGTTTATCCTGTAAACATCATGATtcatagtgtgtgtgcaggataaTTGCGTAATTAAGCCATTCCAGTAAGTTTGCCACTTCGGGGTAAATAGACTAACAGTAGTTACTAATGAGTGCCAGGAGAGTAGTAGTACCACGGAATATAAACACGTTCATTATTGTTGTAGTGAAATGTAACATAGGTTAAATTCAGAAACACTGCTGTAATTACATACgcccacacaggagagaaacaacAGCCTCTCAGTATACCTTACAACTCTGTAAAGGAACTAAAAACATATGGCGAAAGAACATTACGAAACAGACTGAGGACTGAAAAAAGGGGCACTGATTTCAAAACAGCTGTTACTGTGTCAGTTTAAAGCTTTTAAGAAGATGTAGAAGTACGTTTGCTGTTGGAAGAAATTGACCCAAAAAGCAGCCAGCTGTGAGATTCTTTCTATCTTATCAATTAGTTTAACAGTAGCGAGTCACACTGACCTCACAGCCAGGCCAAAGATTAAACATCCAAACCTCTTGGCTAGAATAGATTTTTTTGAATAATCAATTAATGATTGAGCCATGGAGTCGAGTCACTTTTTGAAGTTGATGTATGTAGAATAGAatcttgacattttttctgtattatctagtgtaaaatataaatattcatgtaGTCCAAAGCCAAAAAAATTTATTTCTTGGTGTATCTGAAGGACGTATGTTGACACAAATACTGCGCACTGTACAGTTTTAATGATCTCTACTTTTTAAGTGCAGCCTGTGTCAAATTGACACAAGATAAAACAGTGTCCTTTTTTATTGTGGCCATTCAAGGGCACACCTGTGCAGTAATCATGCCtttttaatcagcatcttgatatgccacacctgtcaggtggcGGAGGAGCAGCGCTCACTAATACCCTGAAATATTTTTACTTGACCTCGAGCTCGAAAagtgttgtttatatttttgtttagtaCATATTGTccttgatacacacacacacataaataaccATGATCATTATATGCTGGCTGATTTGTGTCACAGTGTCAGTGAGGGCAGTCTGCAGACCCTTAATGTCTCCGCTCCCGTCACAGAGGGAGCTCGCTCAGTGCTCAGCCACCAAGGACAGTGTAATGGCTTCCTGTCTCGCAGTCGCTGTGTCATCAGTTCCAGCAGGCAGATGGCCTGACAGCTTACTTTCGCTGACCAGCCATCCATtgctctctccttgtctctcttttccACTGCCAATTACCCCCCTGTGTATTCCATACATCCATTAACCTACCGGGGGTCCTTTTGTTGtcttaataaaacaaacatgtcatttttggTACATAATCAAAGCCGTAGTTTTATGGTCATCACTTGTAATCAAGGTTATCTTTGTTgcaaacatgaagaaaacatcTTTGCATACTGATGCTTATAAATGTGCATGCAATAAGAAAACTGTCCTGCTGATCTGAGATCATTTTAGATGTTGtatctgttctgtcttttgttgttttgatgatttaaaatcccccacaaacacattttaaaacgcaaaaacacaaaagcatggACACTCACTCCAAAGCGTCAAACCATACATCTTTAGCTCCCCCGTGTGGTGTGTCTACGAGTTTTAATCACTACAGACATTCTTTTCATTTATAACCACGACTACCTTTTTTACTTTAACACCGCGAAAAAATGTTGAAGCTGAAcctctaaaaataaattatggttgtacatttttaatactgAAACAGATTTTCCACTGTGCTGTTTAAGTGGCACACATCCTTTAGTCATGGGAGATTCTCTGTCTGTAAGCGTTTAAAAATCAGTCATCAattattcagtttgtctgtctgactgttaAATATCTTTGTTGGAAATAATCTCTGTCTGGCTGTGATTTCTTTTCCAACTCTAGTTTACAGTGAAAGAACATCAGTGTGTTGGCATCTAGGTCGCTTTACAGCCAACCTGAGGTATACAGAAAAAATAGATGTGTACATGATTTTAATGCCATAAAAATGGAGCTAGAACcagaataaaaactaaaaactgtgAGAATCACAGTTTGGTGTTAAAAGTTAAACATAGCAGAGTCTAACTTGATGCATTTCCTCTCGTTTCTGTTCAGTCTGGAGCTATTGTATCTGGGTGGGAACCTCATCTCAGCCATTCCTGCAGAAGTGGCGAACCTGCCTTACCTCAGCTATCTGGTCCTATGTGACAACCGCATCCAAAGCGTCCCCCCGCAGCTCACCAGGTAATGGCGCATACACAACGTGTATCTTAGCAGTACAACCTCCCTAAAGATTAGATAAAAGCTAAAAGTGTACTTGCGTTTGCCCTGCACGGATAACATAACTACACACTCCTGCATGAATGATTTGTCCGTCCCACTCCAGGCTCCACTCACTGAGATCTCTAAGCCTCCACAACAACTTGCTCACTTACCTGCCGAGGGAGATCCTCTGCCTGGTGCACCTGCAAGAGCTCAGTCTCCGTGGCAACCCGCTGGTGGTGCGTTTTGTCAAGGAGATGACCTACGACCCCCCATCGCTGCTCGAGCTGTCAGGACGTACCATTAAGAGCCGAAATATTCCCTACCAGCCCCGAGACCTGCCCTCGAACCTGGTGCGATACCTCGACCTGGCCAGCAAGTGCCCTAACCCCAAGTGTGCAGGTGATTTCAAGAAGATTTTTCTCAAACTTTTGGGCTCGTAACCTGTTAAAATAAGACACTGTCTAATTGTCCagttaaagtaaaaacagatttaagaaGTCAAAGATACCCAGTAATGTCAGTGGTGATACTCATATTAGTCAAAAACAAGTAAAGCTGCtggtttttaaacaaataattttaattgaagtttaactttaactttttaactGAGATGTTTAATTTAACCGATGCTCCATGtaaaaaaatcttatttcagCGAAGCActcaataataaatgataacatGTTTTCTTAACAAATTTACAGATAAAGCAGCAATTTACTAgttgagtaaaagtaaaattactGGCTCGACAAGTACCTAAAATGACTTAACCACACTAATGTGAGTAGTTGTAATTCATTACTTCCACCCCTCAGCAATTCACTGGAGAAAAGGAAAGATAAGAGGAAAATCTGATGTATAAATGACGACAGCTTTGCGTAGCATAAACATTATCCCTGGGTTGAACCATCGTAATAATATCCTGTGTTTGTTCCCGTCACTGTTTCCTGCCTGTACAGTCTTGAAGTTCATGATTAAATGTATGAACACCGTATCGATGAACCTCCCTTTTGTTTGTCCCGTCACTCTCGAATCTTTCTCCAGGCGTCTACTTCGATTCATGTGTGCGCCAGATCAAATTCGTGGACTTCTGTGGAAAGTACCGGCTGCCCCTCATGCACTACCTGTGCTCCCCGGAGTGCACCTCTCCCTGCAACTCCAACCCGCAGAGCGACGCAGAGTCCGAGGACGAGAGCAGCGTGCCCGCTTACCGCCTGCAGAGGGTGCTTCTGGGATAGTACAACATGAAGGAGCCTCGGAGATAAACTTGGCTGTCAGACTTctacagacataaacacacacacacacacacgcaccaacACTGATAGTGTTTTACAGACGGTGGCTGTATGTAACGCACAAAATGTGGGATGTCAGTCTCCTCCTATCGTGGCCCTGAAAACAAGTCGTTCTCACCACACATCACTCTACATAACACGAGTAAGGGAAACCCCATATTTCCTACATACCCATGCAAAACcacagtctgtcagtcatgACCCCATCAAAGGAGGACGGTGAAACACTGAAGGAGCTGCTCGGTTCCTTTTCAGGGCTGCATACTTGCATATCTCTCATACAACAGTCGGGGCTTTATTCTGAAAGTTCGGATATGGTGACACGGCTAGCTTTCACTTCATTGTCTCTGACCAGGTGAGCATCAAAGCTGCTACGCCGATGGATTTTAATGAGAGTTCAGTGTGTGAGGTGGGCGTATTTCCACTGCCATACTGGGCAAAGGTCTTATGCAGTATTTTAAAGATCAGCCTTGAAAATACTTGCCACGATGGCATACCCAGAATCTGTTATGAATAtggtttgtgtgagtgtgagtgtgtggaagAAAGCTCGTCCAGGCTTTACTCATAGGAAGTGGATGTGGGGTGGACCGGGGGGGAAACCATTTACTGTGCTCGCACAAAAACAATAGCTATTCAGCAAAAACACAGTGGCAGCCTTCGTGTTTATGTTATGGGCTGTCTGGTTTCTCTGAGCATAATGATACAGATGTGTGAATGGAGTCCACGGCCGGAGATTTCTTTTCACAAATTCTGATTCCTTTTGTGACAGAAACTTCATTTTTGAACGGGAAATGAGCGTTTCTGTTCCTAGTTACATCTTTGCTTGATTATTTAACGGCCTCACAGAGAGCTTGGCTTCATACTGGACCTTTAGTGTTGAGAAACTAGAACTCTATGTTACAATAACACTTCTACTAGAGCATTTAAGTGCCTTGCTAATGGAGACTTCTAACACAGGTTAACTGAAATGTGATGGATGCACCCTGAAATGTGACAAGATTAATATTAAGAATAATATTATGAAt
Encoded here:
- the lrrc58b gene encoding leucine-rich repeat-containing protein 58 encodes the protein MEIHEGAAAAGDSVLDFSRLSLNTFSFDTISDERKRETKQLYLNYNRLASLPSSVSVFCNLEFLDISNNGLSAICEDITRLSRLKTLLAKNNRLDEFSLPKEFGSLQLEVLNFSGNRFEEIPLQCTKLLRLQSLSLGGNRLKSIPAEIENLTSLELLYLGGNLISAIPAEVANLPYLSYLVLCDNRIQSVPPQLTRLHSLRSLSLHNNLLTYLPREILCLVHLQELSLRGNPLVVRFVKEMTYDPPSLLELSGRTIKSRNIPYQPRDLPSNLVRYLDLASKCPNPKCAGVYFDSCVRQIKFVDFCGKYRLPLMHYLCSPECTSPCNSNPQSDAESEDESSVPAYRLQRVLLG